The DNA region TTCACTTTATCACTGTTAGATCGCATTGGTTCTGGAAACAAACGCCCTCTCTGCATCACCTTTGGTTCTCCCCTTGTTGGTGATAAAAAATTCCAAGAAGCCATATCACGTAGTTCTACATGGAATTCTTGCTTTCTACATGTTGTCTCTTACAAGGACCCACTTCCTAGGCGGTTTATCACAAACCACACTGCTCCAGCTGCTGCATTAAGTCCTCACACCACCAGTGCTTATACGCCTTTCGGGACATTTCTCTTGTGTTCTGATGCATATCCAACATGTTTTGAGAACCCTGACTCTATTTTGGCACTTCTTGAGGGAGCAATCCATGATCAGTGTCAAGTTTTTCAGtctatatattatggatttatagTAGAAAATCTCCGCCGTAAGGCCATTTGCAGCGACTTAACAGCTCGGGCTGAAGACTTGACACATTCTAATTCAATGCAAGCAAGCATTAATTTGCAGTTGTTGGCACTAGGATTGAAACCACTTATGCAGGTAGGTGAATATCTCTTAAGTCCTTAAAGAACTTGCATTCTATGTGAACCTTATTGGACTTATTATGTTCAATTAGGCTACCATTTGGTAAAACCAAACTTTTTCTGACCtctttctaaaattgatttggcaGCAACAACAAGAACAGGCTATTGACATCAAAACTTTGCCAATAAAGATGGAAACACTGGAAAAAATCTTTATCCAAAAGAGGAAAACATTTGATCCATCCTGGAAATTGAATCGGGTGAAGATAGACATGGCCAAACTTGAATGGTACAAGAAGTCTTCTAAAAATCAAGATACAGGATACTATGACAGCTACAAAAAGATGTGCTTTACAAGTGACCAAGATGTTATTAAGTTCCATAAAAACCTCACGAACTACTGGGAAGAGATGGTTGAAGAGGCAGAGATGAAGCCTCAGAAAGAAGGCGCAGCTTTTCGTACCCGTTGGCTCTTTGCCGGGACTAATTACAGGAGAATGGTTGAACCCTTAGACATTGCTCAATACTATAGAGAAGGGGGTGAAGACTACATGACTGAAGCAAGGCCTAAACATTATAAGCAGTTGGAGGATTGGCTGAAAGAAGGGACAACAGGAACAAACGATTCAAACAGTGTAAACAGACAGAATGTTGCATCAATTTTAACCATTGATTCTTGCTTCTGGGCACATGTTGAAGAGGCTCTCATTTCATGCAAATGGTTGAAGCCTGAAGGATGTACAATCTAGTGTCACTGAGAAGGAAGATGCAACTAGGAAATTGCTTGAATTTGAGGAGTATGTTTATGTGGGGTTAACAAAGTATGCAGTGTCACCAGAGATTTTCCTGAAGGAAAGCAGCTACATGACATGGTGGAATCAGTATAAGTCAATTAAGGGAGTTTCATATGGTTCTGCACTTGCACGCTTCATGAGCAATGCTTACAATTATAATGTGCAATATGTTGAAGGAGCTTACAATTTCGACTGAATTATGGAGAAATCAGCATGTTGAATATATAGCCACTGTCCATTGTCCATGTGGTTTAGCAATGTACAATAAATCAGGAAGTGTGATACTGGATGGAAGATCTTCATTTGTTTTTACCTAGCAAGTGTGATACTGGACGCTCCTCCTTGTTTGTAATTTAAGTGTGAGTAACGTAGGCagcacacacacatatattagGTGAGACTTGAGAGGCTGGTCTCACCTAGATACCTTTTTGTGGATCTTTGCCCTTTTCAAGGGTTGTAGATGTTGTCATATGTGGGACATTGTTAAGatttatttatatgttttaGAATTAATGTCAGGGACCAAGACTTTGTCAATTGAGAGTGTCATGTTTTAGTTGCTTAGTGGATAGTTAATTGTTAAGGATTTTTCTAGATAGTATTGTGTTATCTGCTGTTATGCCTATTTAAAAGGCCCATCTTTGTTTTTCaagttgtaacaaaaaaaaatgcccAATCTTTATGAATAATAACTATCTCAGTTCAGTTTCAATATGTTACTAACAGTGGTATTTAGAGCCCCTGAAAAAGGGAAGAAGATAGAGAGATTGAAATGCAAGAGTGAAAGATGTCTTCACCATTTTTTAGTAGCAGAAGCAGAAGTCTTCATTCTCTTAAAAACAGACATAAAAGCTCCAGGCTGAGATAATGGCCTTTGAGAGTTTTGTGCAACCTACCGATCCCACAATTTGGTGGTCATTAAGACCATTGGAGCATGCTGATGGAAAATatcttagggctcgtttggtggtcaggataagatatgataggatatgatatgtgagcAGGATAgcaacatgatatgataagagtaggatagactcttatcctatcctgtgtttgaggtgcaaaTGATAAGGACAgaatatgataaggaaaaatgttatatttgaataaaaatatatatttaaaaatttaaatttaaattttacattttcatgaatgggtctaaattttaaaataactaaaattaatttaaattttattaattagcttattttattgttttgaagatagtctatattttaaataaaattatgctactaaccaattggttttcacttagttgtgacatatgataattaacaataaaagttaactaaattaagaatattattatttaaaaagtactttatatttaaattataaattattatataagtagataaatagttttgaataataggagatgaaaatagaaaattagtccattactattaaaaaataatatttgtaatcaattggttttcacttactTGTGATAgaggtaaataataaaaattaacaaaataaaaaatattattacatcaaaaatactttatatttaaattattattaatttttaaataataggagataaaaaaatatttaattagtctattactaCTAATACATCAATATTtatagtctattttactatttatgaataataattttatttatttttattttatttaaattaatatttttatatttattaatgaatataattttaaagtatgttaatattaaaataattcaatttggagttaggatactgatagaaaatatataactgatatcctatcctgttctatcctaactcccccctcaggataacttttacacatgatggacaggataggataggagacaggatagCGTTATCATATGCTGCtggtgcaacaaacaacagataacaacaggatatgattattatcctgtcatatcctatcctgtcctggccaccaaacgggcccttaaggTCCAAGGAGCATTGACAGGTGGTTGAAGATGGTGTAGAAATACCAGAAGTAGGCATCGCTCTTAATGATGCACAACATTGAGAGCTTGATGGAGTTGAAAGACTTGAGAGctaaaaattacttgtttcaAGTTATTGAGCTATATATCTTGGAAATCATTCTTTGCAAAGAGACTTCCAAAGATATTTGGGATTTGTTGGGAATTGGCTCATTAGGAAAATTTGGGGCCCacagattttattttgaggccaaatattcagtttattaggatttgatttaatggggAATACAATCCCAGAAATCAAGATTCAAGAGCTGAGCAGTTGATCTTCACGAGGGTTCgagaattcgccaaggtggagattgttgggattgGCTCATTATCTTATCAGTTATAGATAAGATTATATCTTATCGGTTAAGATTATCTTATCTTGTAATACTAGAGTTAGTAGTGTCATATAAATAGATAAGACCTCTAACACTAAAAGTGTGCTAGTGTGCACCAGGTGTGTGCGGAGTGCGCCGCAATTGGGCGGTGTGCAAGTGCGCCACAATTCAGCGGTGTGCGAGGGTACACAGCAATTGAGCAGTTGAGAGAAACTGCTATTGCAGATGTGTGAGACAATTATGCAGTTGAGAGAAATTGCTATTGTAAACACAATTGATTATTGAGAATCAATAAagggagctatagctactctatagccgcagagaTAGGCATAATTGaccgaactgcgtgaccaaagtTTTCTATGTGATTCTTCTCTCGCTTAGATGAAGACCTCCGCACAACTGTGAGCTATATGGTGATGATTCACGAGTTAAAGTTATGGGAAAAAGTGATATTCAAATCATGACTAAAAATGATCTTATTGCCTATAATCTCAAATGTCTTTCACATACCTTGTTTGAAAAGTAATCTTTTAAGCGTGAGTTAGCTTCAAGAAAAGTAGTACGTGATTGTAATAAAGGAAGGTGCTTGATTCAAAAAGGGGTCTTATTGCTCATGTGTCACCAAACAAGTTGTTCCCGCTGCAACCTCAGACTCTTCAAACTTGTCTAACAACAAAGGCGAATGACCTAATGTGACTTTGGCATTATCGTTATGGCCAATTGAATTTCAATGGCTTAAAGGCTCTTTCTTATAAAAATATGGTGATTTGTCTTCCTCCAAGTAAAGTTTGTGAAGATTGTGTTGTGAAAACAATATTGAGACGATTTTTCGCCATGTTGAGAAAAAAAAGGTGTTTGAGATTGTACAATATGATATATGTGGGTCTAACCATTTGTTTGTATTGATTGCATTGCATCTCAAACTAACCATTTTACTATTAAGTACACAATTACACTTGACATTGCATTTTATTACATGTAAGATGGGGCTCATGTTCTGGCCGACCTAAATAGTCATAAGGTCTAATGTTGTTTTTTGCCCAACTTATTACAATTAAGTGAATGTCATGTTGTAGGACAATGATGACCAAAGAGAGACTCTGTCTTGTCGTCCAACGAGTTAGCCGGACTAAAATAAAGCCGACATAATTATTGACTCAAAGGGTACCAAAGTTTAGTCATTATCTCGAAAGCCACTCACAATGGTTTCAATAAGGTTAAGTACTTCAATTACAGTTTACATCAGActctataaatatatattttatcgtttaatcataaaataattcattttgCTCATTGTCTTCTTTTCGAGCCTTAAACTCCCTCTCTTTAACTCTAAATTGATTTGAACGTCAAAATGTCTTATATAGATATCTTCACAAGACTCCCCGGTACTCTGGTAGACAATTAACTCACCACCACGTGCAAAGCCTGAAACATCCTGAAGGAAATCACAACTCAATTTCTGGAAGACAAACATGTATATTACATTTCATAGTCTCTCTattgcatatatatattaaaaggtGGGaaaaaaccaaaatcagatttcaaTACAAAATTTAAAGCGTATTTATCAAGTCGAATTTTATTTTACCATGCTATTGCCACGCTCCTTGCACGAAACGATATGGTGTATGTCAACTTGAGGGTCGAAACTCGAAACACCCAAGAAGGTGCTATGAACTTTCCCAAGTGTAAACTCGGAGACAAAAACTACCATTCACAAGTTGCTCTGTGCTTTCCCAAGTCTAATTAGCCCGATACTTACACCACTATTAATATTTTGATGACAAGAAACACGGTCGCTACCTCAATTCCATATTTTTTGTCTTGTTTAAGTCTTTATAAATTGAAGTCTTTGTATATTATACTTCAACCATTCCTTTTAATAGTTACTAGTTGTGAGAACCAATACAAAATTTTAGAGCGGATAATAAAAACAATATTTGAACATTATTTTATTAAGAAAAGCTTAACTTCTAGGGACTGTCCCAATTTACCCCTACCTAGATTTGTTCGTGTGGGCATAATTTTTTTGAGTAtatcggaaaaataaattatatcatTTAAGAATTGATCACTGGACTTCCCTTCTCAAACTCATATTTTCCTCAGCTCTTACTTCtagagctatcattcggggacttGTGGGTGATACCGcattagttattattattattatttttgtaaaaatgttcatttttatattattcaaaaatatatacatttattctatttttccaattaattaggttaAGAGTAGTTGAAAATGTAATATAGTAGAATTTagaatattcaatttttttttttataaaaatcaaccGCCATTTTAGGCTTCTTAGTAAATTTAGTTAAAATAGTTGGTAATATTAAATCCGTTCCAAATTTATCTCAGCTATCTAAAACTACCTTTTCATAATTTATATTCATCATTAGTGAGTTGAATAGTGGAAAGAGAAAGAATACTCAATTAAGTGGGGATATTattgtcaaaaaaaataattaatgcaccaTATAATTTAAGTTAATTCTTATGGAAAAGACAAATTTCACCTCTCATTTAATTGTTATAAAAAGGAACAGATACATATTTTAACTACCATCATTTCTCCGTATCTCTCACTCCTTATTAAATTACAAAATTACAATATATACATATTCATTACTTCTCTCACTATGTATCTACACTCACTCTTTTGTAGTAGTAGTTTACAAAACGCTTTTCAATTTACAATAATTAATTTATGTCTAAATGACTATAAACaaagttaaaattaaattagtaaGTGAACAAATAATATTTAAGGTAAAtggtaaaatataatatttctgAGTTACTTATCTTAATGCAGGGTGTGCAAATTTTTAAGTCATTTAAACAACTCCCTAATTTATTTATGCAAAACTCATCTAATCTAACCAAAAACTACCTAGTTGATGTCTGAAACCCGGGAATCTCTCTCCATTTATTTATAACTAAAAAAAGAAGACACGCCACACGGTGTGTTGACTTCACATATTCAAAGACTTGAGCTCTCTATTAGTAAACCCCATTGCTCTTCTCTTCTCATCTCATCCATAACCAAAAACTCACTCAATCCTTCTACTTTCTCAACCATCATGACACACCCTATACTGTATGTAatctatactatatattttGTTTTACTCATAAATCAAACTAACATGAACTGTTCATATAACTTGtgttatgttttgttttttgttgttgcaGATTTAGCAGTGGAATCGAGCTATCACCATTGGTCATAAGCTCTGGTCTTCTTCTTAGATCCTGGGATGTTATAGCATCTCGTCATGACAACATCGTTTCTGATGAGGGACTGGGACTGTCATGGAAACTTTACAAACAACCGGGTACTGATGTGGTGATTCTAGCGTTTGAGGCCTCATCAGATTCTTCTTCCAAACTTCAACCTGATTTGGTTCCATATTCTGATTTGCTTCTCTCTACCAAGAGCAATCCAGAATTCTCTGTTAATAACACTGCAGTTACCCTTTTCTATGAAAATCATCAGAAGCTTGCTCAGTTGTTGAAATCTGAGGTAATTAAGAATCTTCTGAGTTTCATTATGGATGTTTTTGATTAACATGAGTTGGGTTTGAATTGAACagctttctttctatttcattgATCTGGAATATCGAATTGCTATCTTGATCGAATTGAGCTCGTTGACTTCCCCATTATTAGTCTTTATCCCCAAAATTTCCCATTGCTGAGCTTtactatattttaaaaaagaagTATAAAGAAAAGGGacaatgaaattaaaaaaagactTTGTTTGGATACTAGTTAGCATTAGTGTTAAGTGTTAACAGACGTTATCACTCACTTCGAGAAAAAAAGTAATCGGAACTATTCTTAGGGATGATAGTGCTTTCAAGTTAACTCAACAGTATCGAAACACAACGTATACATGTTAAATCTAAAATGGAATTACTTTTTTCATAATCCATAGAAAGAGGTCCGTTTGAAACGTCCATTTGCACTGGTGTCAACAGataaccaaacatagccttagaaAATTAATAGTATTTTGGGGTGCCTAATAATTTATGTTTGGCAAATTTTATTAGTGACTTCAAATATGCATATTTATATGTTTATATTGTTAAAGCACTTCCCCAATTaactttcttcctttcttccatTTCTCTATTACCAAATCTTTTCTGCAAAGCAATTCATGAGAAGAATTTTTGCTGAAAGTTGCAACCTGTGAATTTCAGGGTGTTTGGGATAAAATTATGGGGATAGTTTTCTATTAATCTTGTAACAACAATGGACTAAATTTCATCTTAAGGTTATAACATCTTCGGCTTGTCTCTAGGCAAATATTGTTCTTCCACAACAACCCTTTATATAATTAACaatcttaattaattaatgcagATTAACCTTTCCAACCAATCCAATACCAAATTGATTGTTACTGGACATGGTCTTGGAGGATCAGTTGCTTCTCTATTCACTATATCACTACTAGACAACGTTGGTTCAGGAAAGAAGCGCCCACTCTGCATCACCTTTGGCTCACCCCTTGTTGGTGACAAGAAATTACAACAAGCCATATCCCGTAGTGCTCATTGGAATTCTTGCTTTCTGCATGTTGTGTCGCACAAAGACCCGCTTCCAAGGCTCTTCATTGCAAATTCCTACATGCCTTTTGGAACATTTCTCTTCTGTTCTGATAAAAGTTCTACTTGTTTTGAGAACCCTGACTCTAGTTTGGAAATTCTCGTGCAATTGGGCTCAATCAATGCTCAAAGTCAAGGAAATCAATCTTCTGAGTACggaaatataattgaaaatctCAAACCAATTTGCAAGGATTTGACTACTCGGGCTGAAGACAAGTTTCAACCAGATTCACTACTTGCTTGTATCAGTTTGCAGTTGCAGGCACTAGGATTGACACCACAAATTCAGGTATGTGAAATTGTGAATATCTTCTCTTCCTTGAAATACTTGAATTACCCAAACTAAACTCATTGTGTGCAATCGGACTAGTATTTTCTAACCAATTTTTCACCtcatttctaaaattgatttggcagcagcagcagcaacagaaCATTGATATCAATGCTCTGGAAGCAAAGATGAAAAAACTAGAAGAAAAGCTTATTGTCCAAAGGAGGATAATATTTGATCCTTCCAAGAAATTGAATCAAATGAAGGGACACATGGCTCAACTTGAATGGTACAAGAAGGAAACTAAAGATGAGGGGAAAGGGTACTATGACAGCTACAAGAACATGTACTACCAAAGGGACCATGATGTTGTAGAGCTGCACAAAAAGCTAACCATTTACTGGGAAAAGATGGTTGAAGAAGCAAAGTTGAAGCCTCAGAGAGAAGGCTCCGCTTTTCGTACCCGTTATCTCTATGGTGGAACTACCTACAGGAGAATGGTTGAACCATTAGCTATTTCTCAGTACTATAAAGACGGGGGTGATGactatatgaagaagaaaaggtcTAAGCACTTTGAACTGTTGGAGGAGTGGTTGAACGAAGCAGGTGATAAAGATAAAAAGAATTTGCAGAGTACAAGTAAGAAAAATGTGCAAGCTATATTAACCATAGATTCTTGCTTTTGGGCACATGTTGAAGAAGCTCTCCTCTCATGCAAAGAGTTGAAGGCTggcaaagagaaagaagaggCAGTGAAGAAATTGCTTAAATTTGAGGACTATATTTATGGGGTGCTTAAGAATTATGAAGTGTCCCCTGAGATTTTCTTGGAGCAAAGCAGCTTTATGCGTTGGTGGATTGAGTATAAAGGAATTAAGGGAACTTCATATAGTTCACCACTCGCCAGCTTCATGAACGATGTTGGCAAGCGTAAGGGGTATATTCAGGGAACTTATGATTTCCCCTGAAGCATAACAACTATATAATAAAGTGTGTATCTCAGTGTAATAGGTAACTGTAATAAAAGTGTGTCTATGTGTAATAGATTAGGTTTGCATTGCGAAGCTAATAACTCTTGTATTTGAAAGCCTTATTATTCCAAGtggtttagttttttttctgTTGGTTAATGTCTTTAGCAGAGCTTTTCAGAGTTCAAAGTTCGATCAATAAGTGTGTTTATTACGAAACTTAAAtggtactccctccgtcccctattataagtaATAATTAAATGTCCAGATATTTCACATGACCATACATATACAGTACATAAACTGATAAACAAAGTATATTTTAAGTCCAATTTGTTTCAAAGGTAGACCTTAACAAACACATGGGTGAGATCATCAGCTCGGTTAGCATGGGGTGAACTTACTCAGATGTCAATGTCCCATTTCCTTTCAAACAGTGTAAGAGAAGATTTAGGTCATGAGTTTCATTGATTGGAACTTGCACCTTTTGTTACAAACTCTGGTCTACTCCCAAGATCATGAGATGTTATCTCATCTCATCATGTAGCCATCGTTTCCATCCATTCAGGAAACATGAGAAACGGAAGAAAATGACAAGATTTAAGAATTATATTAAAAGCACCTTGTCTTTTATTATTCCTCTTACCATGTTGTTGATGTTGTCTCAGAACCGCGAATCTCTCTCAATTTATGATTAAAAAAAGTAGACACGGTGTGTTGACTTCACCAAATACAATTATTTGCAATGCCATCAACCATTTCAAAGACATTGATCTGCTCATTGTTAACCATCATCTCAGTTATATGCCAAGAACTCACTGAATCCTTGTACTTTCTCAAGCACCATGACACAATCTATACTGTATGTAATCAATGAAACACAACTCCTTTGGGTTTTACTGATCATAAATCAAACTAACATGAACTGCTCACTGCTGGCTCTTATAATTTCTATTGGACTTTGGTTGCAGATTTAGCAGTGGAATCGAGCTTGCGCCTTTTGTGATAAGCTCGGGACTTCTTCGTAGATCATGGAATGTTATCTCATCTCAACATGAAGGCATCATTTCAAACGTCGGAGTGGGACTGTCATGGAAAGTTTATAAAGAACCGGATACGGATGTGGTGATTGTAGCGTTTGAGGCCACCACAGATTCTTCTAATCTTCAACCTGATTTGGTTTCATCTTCTGAACTCAAGGAGAATAATATCCTTCACTTTGATTTTCTGTGTAGCAAGAAAAATCCAGTTTTCTCTTTTAACAGCACTGCAGTTTCACTCTTCAATGAAAATTTTCAGAAGATTGATCAGTTGAAATCTGAGGTACAGATCCTTTTCATTACTCTATGAATCTGTTGATTTCGATTGGAAAATTTGCAAGGTGGGGAAATCATTAgtataatttaattttgaacTCTGCATGTACTCCTAATTTCTGCTTGCCGAAATATTTAGGGATTGAATTGAGCTGTTTGACTTCCCAATTAGTCATGATGATCACCAAAATATCATATTGCTTAGCCTTACATTGATTTCACTGagaagtcaaaaaaaaaaaaaaaaggaaagaaaatcagAAGAGTTTTTATTTTGCATATAAGTACTCTGATGATATCTCATGTCTGCATTTTTCTGTTCTCAATTTGCAAATCTACTTCCCTTTCATAGACAATGGCCTTAAAAATGGGAACAAGCCAGATTTCTAGTTGGGAATGTAATATAGGTTAGTGCCTGTCGTCTTGTTGTTATGGTTTCGAACTAATGATTGAACGATTGACATGTATCAGAGGTGTGGTTGTACAATGATATAAGAGGAATTCGGTGTATAAAATTCAGGGTTGCTTTACAAAACCTGACATGAGAAAAGGGATTCGGGGGATGAATTAAGAATATGTATGAAATATGAGTGTGATATTTTTGTTCCAAATGCACACattcatgtttatatttgaaaaGCAAATTTATGTTTATCTTTGTTCCAGACATGTTATCAATCTCTCTAACCACAGTCTTTTCTGCAAAAGAGATCTTGAGAAGAGAGTTTTAGGTGAGGGTTACAACCTCCAAACTTCAGGGTGTCTGTACATCTTCTGGTTGTCTCTAGGCATATATTGTTGTTTGTTCCTCCCCAGCACTCCCTTATATAATTAACAATCTTAATGCAGATTAATACTTCCAAGTTAATTGTTACTGGAGATGCTCTTGGAGGGTGTATTGCTTCTCTCTTCACGATATCAGACTCCTTTGGTTCAGGAAAGAAGCGCCCACTCTGCATCACATTTGGTTCACCCCTTGTTGGTGACA from Lotus japonicus ecotype B-129 chromosome 2, LjGifu_v1.2 includes:
- the LOC130739273 gene encoding senescence-associated carboxylesterase 101-like isoform X1, giving the protein MTHPILFSSGIELSPLVISSGLLLRSWDVIASRHDNIVSDEGLGLSWKLYKQPGTDVVILAFEASSDSSSKLQPDLVPYSDLLLSTKSNPEFSVNNTAVTLFYENHQKLAQLLKSEINLSNQSNTKLIVTGHGLGGSVASLFTISLLDNVGSGKKRPLCITFGSPLVGDKKLQQAISRSAHWNSCFLHVVSHKDPLPRLFIANSYMPFGTFLFCSDKSSTCFENPDSSLEILVQLGSINAQSQGNQSSEYGNIIENLKPICKDLTTRAEDKFQPDSLLACISLQLQALGLTPQIQQQQQQNIDINALEAKMKKLEEKLIVQRRIIFDPSKKLNQMKGHMAQLEWYKKETKDEGKGYYDSYKNMYYQRDHDVVELHKKLTIYWEKMVEEAKLKPQREGSAFRTRYLYGGTTYRRMVEPLAISQYYKDGGDDYMKKKRSKHFELLEEWLNEAGDKDKKNLQSTSKKNVQAILTIDSCFWAHVEEALLSCKELKAGKEKEEAVKKLLKFEDYIYGVLKNYEVSPEIFLEQSSFMRWWIEYKGIKGTSYSSPLASFMNDVGKRKGYIQGTYDFP
- the LOC130739273 gene encoding senescence-associated carboxylesterase 101-like isoform X2, whose product is MTHPILFSSGIELSPLVISSGLLLRSWDVIASRHDNIVSDEGLGLSWKLYKQPGTDVVILAFEASSDSSSKLQPDLVPYSDLLLSTKSNPEFSVNNTAVTLFYENHQKLAQLLKSEINLSNQSNTKLIVTGHGLGGSVASLFTISLLDNVGSGKKRPLCITFGSPLVGDKKLQQAISRSAHWNSCFLHVVSHKDPLPRLFIANSYMPFGTFLFCSDKSSTCFENPDSSLEILVQLGSINAQSQGNQSSEYGNIIENLKPICKDLTTRAEDKFQPDSLLACISLQLQALGLTPQIQQQQQNIDINALEAKMKKLEEKLIVQRRIIFDPSKKLNQMKGHMAQLEWYKKETKDEGKGYYDSYKNMYYQRDHDVVELHKKLTIYWEKMVEEAKLKPQREGSAFRTRYLYGGTTYRRMVEPLAISQYYKDGGDDYMKKKRSKHFELLEEWLNEAGDKDKKNLQSTSKKNVQAILTIDSCFWAHVEEALLSCKELKAGKEKEEAVKKLLKFEDYIYGVLKNYEVSPEIFLEQSSFMRWWIEYKGIKGTSYSSPLASFMNDVGKRKGYIQGTYDFP